AGAGGGGATAGACTGATATATTAGGGAGCCGGGATGAGGATTCGATGGAGCCGGACAACCGGACGCGCCGGCGGAAATAGAATGTGGCCGTTCGTCCGTCCTGGACCTTTCTATTCAAAAGCCGAACGCCAACGCGCCGCCGTCCACCGCAAAATCCTGTCCGGTGATGTACCGGGCGGCGTCGCTCACTAAAAACAAGGCCATCGCCCCGATATCCGTGGGTTCGCCGAACCGGTGCAGCGGCATCCGATTCAAAATCTTCTCCCGCCGCTCTTCATCCATGACCCGCAGCGCCATCGCCGAAGGGAACCAGCCCGGGGCAAGCGAGTTTACCCGGATGTTGTCGCCCGCCCACTCCACCGCCAACCCGCGCGTCAGCCCGATCACCGCCGCCTTCGACGAACAATAAGGCGTCACTTCCGAAAATCCCAGATGCCCGGCCATGGAGGAGATATTAACGATCCGCCCGACATGCTCCGATCGTTTCAAATAAGGGTAGACGATCTGCGACAGATGAAATACCGCGTCCAGGTTGACCTCATGGATTCGCTCCCACAGATCGGCCGGAAATGACTCGGCCCTGGCACGATGAGTCATCCCGGCGTTGTTGACGA
This is a stretch of genomic DNA from Hydrogenispora ethanolica. It encodes these proteins:
- a CDS encoding SDR family NAD(P)-dependent oxidoreductase, with amino-acid sequence MESRVAAALEELFSLEGRVGIVTGGSSGLGLAIAKTLAAAGARIYDLSRTPALASVMADDRIISIQTDVTNRPKVERIVAEIAAGTGRIDFLVNNAGMTHRARAESFPADLWERIHEVNLDAVFHLSQIVYPYLKRSEHVGRIVNISSMAGHLGFSEVTPYCSSKAAVIGLTRGLAVEWAGDNIRVNSLAPGWFPSAMALRVMDEERREKILNRMPLHRFGEPTDIGAMALFLVSDAARYITGQDFAVDGGALAFGF